Proteins from one Ipomoea triloba cultivar NCNSP0323 chromosome 1, ASM357664v1 genomic window:
- the LOC116014138 gene encoding uncharacterized protein LOC116014138 → MIHPMRKLRRNLDNEDGLETVLEVPVPEEMFDEIGRGSGSSGATTTHGWRNLRNCMRAAQPQPDNSSLPPLSCNEHVLFLLKIVGSALIPFNVQSDHNNLSMPVRDCSFEAATAKYIVQQYVAATGGNAALNSMNSMYAVGEVKMTTSSMNQSDVFNSTPNCEVGGFVLWQKNPNLWFLELVISGHKISAGSDGKVAWTQSPSNSNVSRGPPRPLRMFFQGLDPRSTANLFLNGTCIGEKSVWGEECFVLKLETGAEMLDAQTTPNIKVVHHTIWGSFSQRTGLLIQFRDTKLVKMKTGKGDNDFVFWETSMESTLEDYKYVEGVNIAHGGKTAATIYRYGKNRSSRLKIEEEWKLEEIDFNICGLCTESFLPPADIEMGNEHGEQ, encoded by the exons ATGATTCATCCTATGAGAAAACTGCGTCGAAATTTGGACAACGAAGATGGCCTGGAAACAGTGCTTGAGGTTCCGGTACCGGAGGAAATGTTTGACGAGATAGGCCGTGGCAGCGGCAGCAGCGGCGCCACCACCACCCACGGGTGGCGCAACCTCCGGAATTGCATGAGGGCAGCTCAACCTCAACCTGACAATTCTTCTTTGCCGCCTCTATCCTGCAACGAACATGTTCTTTTCCTGCTTAAGATCGTTGGCTCCGCGCTCATCCCTTTCAATGTTCAATCCGACCACAACAATCTCTCCATGCCTGTCAGAGACTGTTCCTTT GAGGCTGCAACAGCGAAGTATATAGTGCAACAATATGTAGCTGCAACAGGGGGCAATGCTGCTCTAAATTCCATGAACAGCATGTATGCGGTGGGGGAGGTGAAGATGACAACCTCGTCTATGAACCAGAGCGACGTTTTTAACTCTACCCCCAACTGTGAGGTCGGAGGATTTGTGCTCTGGCAGAAGAACCCTAATTTGTGGTTCCTAGAATTGGTCATCTCAGGTCACAAGATCAGTGCCGGCAGTGATGGCAAGGTTGCTTGGACCCAATCTCCTTCCAACTCTAATGTCTCCAGAGGCCCTCCACGGCCTCTCAGAATGTTCTTCCAG GGTTTGGACCCCAGATCAACCGCGAATTTGTTCTTGAATGGTACCTGTATCGGAGAAAAGAGCGTGTGGGGAGAAGAGTGTTTCGTCCTGAAGCTCGAGACAGGGGCGGAAATGCTGGACGCACAAACTACACCCAACATAAAAGTGGTTCACCACACCATCTGGGGAAGTTTTAGCCAAAGAACAGGCCTGCTAATCCAATTCCGCGACACAAAGCTGGTGAAGATGAAGACAGGCAAGGGAGATAACGACTTTGTGTTCTGGGAAACAAGCATGGAATCAACGCTTGAAGACTACAAATACGTCGAAGGTGTGAACATCGCGCACGGTGGGAAGACTGCTGCAACCATTTACAGGTATGGGAAGAACAGGAGCAGTAGGCTCAAGATTGAGGAGGAATGGAAGCTTGAAGAGATCGATTTTAACATTTGTGGTTTGTGTACGGAGAGCTTTTTGCCCCCTGCTGATATTGAGATGGGCAATGAGCATGGTGAACAATGA
- the LOC116014119 gene encoding uncharacterized protein LOC116014119 isoform X2, translated as MELRRCSNLYFINTIRDGLVVKVCNVNSHGKPALVFKALKDIYESEDTKGSKAFTSLNSPEKYADSVCGITSVKGESQSLPVADRTLREIDTENNEIVCCGSDDKGDDSDSNDYIFAKMTLKQLKERCKSKKRKLPSLCDASPEQEDVNSHQEEDEDLKVPLRVFKTKFSKNSKAKRKRTNSSTFPCSKTSISVKTEQIMDSDVTVQFKGDSASLTTVKAEVTEHEFSSCPSTSSLASFPSEVPVLSDVDLLQLAELEAQAHKPESANQSTNSFTDCSSINCHEEFSCSGLISTEFPETIEVQGNGPMLFAEEQQCCTLNDVSTNDNMECVEPHPHGGPLEIVLPSRDKNLDLHLNQHVISGQNSCNFESCISDATITGEVDSADIHHAGDIYMPEDETKEEFCSTEQNVSTTRPLENIFSSGGSEINSSTFDDLISVKASPSSLNGLSNYSSADTTNSCLDHGALQSESSKVDGKKSPCTIEDKSSTMKSQYSNVASLVSTSELQRTPERFPSMRKAISPSSQAGLCQAMTSADLFDEAENYKKLLVGTGVVSCGKDENSELSPPVRQPKVIIKRKDIAKRLKIIQKGSPNKGNSDTPQFSRSLPHLSTGCTSIDSCSESAIAFSQRQMHDFESLAMKLMDELKSMKEMVEEKLLFEAYRNAYLKNEADEVRNALNNTKKVEETAKKWLSLMTRDCTRFCKIMEMRKLNQNSGPSSSGTAQKERKITFADEAGGMLCSVNYFDDAVTSPMPPCGENQEC; from the exons ATGGAGCTAAGGAGATGCAGTAATTTGTACTTTATAAATACTATAAGGGATGGGTTGGTGGTAAAAGTGTGCAATGTGAACTCCCATGGCAAACCTGCTCTTGTTTTCAAAGCACTGAAGGACATCTATGAAAGCGAAGATACTAAAGGATCTAAAGCCTTTACTTCTCTCAATTCCCCAGAAAAGTATGCCGATTCAGTGTGTGGCATTACCAGTGTCAAGGGTGAAAGCCAATCACTGCCTGTTGCAGATAGAACATTAAGGGAGATTGACActgaaaataatgaaattgtTTGTTGTGGCAGTGATGATAAAGGTGATGACAGTGACTCAAATGACTATATTTTTGCAAAGATGACACTGAAACAACTCAAGGAGAGATGCAAATCCAAGAAAAGGAAACTTCCAAGTCTTTGTGATGCAAGTCCAGAACAGGAAGATGTTAATTCTCAtcaagaggaagatgaagatCTCAAGGTCCCTCTCAgagtttttaaaacaaaattctcaaagAACTCAAAAGCTAAGAGAAAGCGCACCAACAGCAGCACGTTTCCTTGTTCTAAGACCTCTATCTCAGTCAAAACAGAACAAATTATGGATTCTGATGTTACTGTGCAATTCAAAGGGGATTCAGCTTCACTTACAACTGTCAAAGCTGAAGTTACTGAACACGAGTTCTCTAGCTGCCCAAGCACAAGTTCTCTTGCAAGTTTTCCCTCAGAAGTACCTGTGTTATCAGATGTGGATTTGCTGCAGTTAGCCGAACTCGAAGCTCAGGCTCACAAGCCTGAGTCTGCTAATCAAAGCACAAATTCTTTTACTGATTGCTCTTCCATTAACTGTCATGAAGAATTCAGCTGTAGTGGATTGATATCTACTGAATTTCCTGAAACCATTGAAGTTCAGGGAAATGGGCCTATGTTGTTTGCTGAAGAACAGCAATGTTGTACTCTCAATGATGTGTCAACCAATGATAACATGGAATGTGTTGAGCCACATCCTCATGGAGGCCCTCTGGAAATAGTATTACCTTCTAGGGACAAAAATTTGGACTTGCATTTGAATCAGCATGTGATTTCAGGGCAAAACAGCTGCAATTTTGAATCCTGCATTTCTGATGCAACAATAACTGGTGAAGTTGATTCTGCTGATATTCATCATGCAGGTGATATTTACATGCCTGAAGATGAAACCAAGGAAGAATTTTGTTCAACTGAGCAAAATGTTTCTACAACTAGACCTCTTGAGAATATTTTCTCATCTGGGGGTTCTGAGATTAACTCAAGCACTTTCGATGATTTAATATCTGTAAAAGCCAGCCCATCTTCCTTAAATGGACTTTCAAACTATTCCTCTGCTGATACAACAAATAGTTGTTTGGATCATGGTGCTCTACAATCTGAGTCATCAaaggtggatggaaagaagtcTCCATGCACGATTGAAGACAAAAGTTCTACTATGAAAAGTCAATATTCAAATGTTGCAAGTCTGGTATCAACATCAGAGCTGCAACGAACTCCTGAGAGGTTTCCTTCTATGCGAAAG gcTATTTCCCCATCTTCCCAAGCAGGACTTTGTCAGGCAATGACCTCTGCAGATTTGTTTGATGAGGCAGAAAATTACA AAAAACTCCTGGTTGGGACAGGTGTTGTCAGCTGTGGCAAAGATGAAAATTCCGAATTATCTCCTCCAGTTCGCCAACCAAAAGTTATCATAAAGCGCAAGGACATTGCTAAAAGATTGAAGATTATCCAAAAAGGTTCCCCAAATAAAGGCAATTCAGACACTCCCCAATTTTCTCGATCTCTACCTCATCTTAGCACAGGGTGCACCTCTATTGACAGCTGTTCTGAAAGTGCTATAGCATTTTCACAGCGGCAGATGCATGACTTTGAGTCTCTTGCAATGAAGCTCATGGATGAGTTGAAGTCTATGAAAGAAATGGTAGAAGAAAAGTTGCTCTTTGAAGCATATCGTAATGCTTACTTGAAAAACGAAGCGGATGAG GTGAGGAACGCATTAAATAACACAAAGAAAGTTGAAGAAACAGCAAAGAAGTGGTTGTCCTTGATGACAAGGGACTGCACCCGCTtttgtaaaatcatg GAAATGCGGAAACTGAATCAAAATTCTGGCCCTTCTTCTAGTGGCACTGcccaaaaggaaagaaaaataaCTTTTGCGGATGAAGCTGGTGGCATGCTGTGCAGCGTGAACTACTTTGATGATGCTGTAACCTCTCCAATGCCGCCTTGTGGTGAAAATCAAGAATGCTAA
- the LOC116014119 gene encoding uncharacterized protein LOC116014119 isoform X1: protein MELRRCSNLYFINTIRDGLVVKVCNVNSHGKPALVFKALKDIYESEDTKGSKAFTSLNSPEKYADSVCGITSVKGESQSLPVADRTLREIDTENNEIVCCGSDDKGDDSDSNDYIFAKMTLKQLKERCKSKKRKLPSLCDASPEQEDVNSHQEEDEDLKVPLRVFKTKFSKNSKAKRKRTNSSTFPCSKTSISVKTEQIMDSDVTVQFKGDSASLTTVKAEVTEHEFSSCPSTSSLASFPSEVPVLSDVDLLQLAELEAQAHKPESANQSTNSFTDCSSINCHEEFSCSGLISTEFPETIEVQGNGPMLFAEEQQCCTLNDVSTNDNMECVEPHPHGGPLEIVLPSRDKNLDLHLNQHVISGQNSCNFESCISDATITGEVDSADIHHAGDIYMPEDETKEEFCSTEQNVSTTRPLENIFSSGGSEINSSTFDDLISVKASPSSLNGLSNYSSADTTNSCLDHGALQSESSKVDGKKSPCTIEDKSSTMKSQYSNVASLVSTSELQRTPERFPSMRKAISPSSQAGLCQAMTSADLFDEAENYKCKEKLLVGTGVVSCGKDENSELSPPVRQPKVIIKRKDIAKRLKIIQKGSPNKGNSDTPQFSRSLPHLSTGCTSIDSCSESAIAFSQRQMHDFESLAMKLMDELKSMKEMVEEKLLFEAYRNAYLKNEADEVRNALNNTKKVEETAKKWLSLMTRDCTRFCKIMEMRKLNQNSGPSSSGTAQKERKITFADEAGGMLCSVNYFDDAVTSPMPPCGENQEC, encoded by the exons ATGGAGCTAAGGAGATGCAGTAATTTGTACTTTATAAATACTATAAGGGATGGGTTGGTGGTAAAAGTGTGCAATGTGAACTCCCATGGCAAACCTGCTCTTGTTTTCAAAGCACTGAAGGACATCTATGAAAGCGAAGATACTAAAGGATCTAAAGCCTTTACTTCTCTCAATTCCCCAGAAAAGTATGCCGATTCAGTGTGTGGCATTACCAGTGTCAAGGGTGAAAGCCAATCACTGCCTGTTGCAGATAGAACATTAAGGGAGATTGACActgaaaataatgaaattgtTTGTTGTGGCAGTGATGATAAAGGTGATGACAGTGACTCAAATGACTATATTTTTGCAAAGATGACACTGAAACAACTCAAGGAGAGATGCAAATCCAAGAAAAGGAAACTTCCAAGTCTTTGTGATGCAAGTCCAGAACAGGAAGATGTTAATTCTCAtcaagaggaagatgaagatCTCAAGGTCCCTCTCAgagtttttaaaacaaaattctcaaagAACTCAAAAGCTAAGAGAAAGCGCACCAACAGCAGCACGTTTCCTTGTTCTAAGACCTCTATCTCAGTCAAAACAGAACAAATTATGGATTCTGATGTTACTGTGCAATTCAAAGGGGATTCAGCTTCACTTACAACTGTCAAAGCTGAAGTTACTGAACACGAGTTCTCTAGCTGCCCAAGCACAAGTTCTCTTGCAAGTTTTCCCTCAGAAGTACCTGTGTTATCAGATGTGGATTTGCTGCAGTTAGCCGAACTCGAAGCTCAGGCTCACAAGCCTGAGTCTGCTAATCAAAGCACAAATTCTTTTACTGATTGCTCTTCCATTAACTGTCATGAAGAATTCAGCTGTAGTGGATTGATATCTACTGAATTTCCTGAAACCATTGAAGTTCAGGGAAATGGGCCTATGTTGTTTGCTGAAGAACAGCAATGTTGTACTCTCAATGATGTGTCAACCAATGATAACATGGAATGTGTTGAGCCACATCCTCATGGAGGCCCTCTGGAAATAGTATTACCTTCTAGGGACAAAAATTTGGACTTGCATTTGAATCAGCATGTGATTTCAGGGCAAAACAGCTGCAATTTTGAATCCTGCATTTCTGATGCAACAATAACTGGTGAAGTTGATTCTGCTGATATTCATCATGCAGGTGATATTTACATGCCTGAAGATGAAACCAAGGAAGAATTTTGTTCAACTGAGCAAAATGTTTCTACAACTAGACCTCTTGAGAATATTTTCTCATCTGGGGGTTCTGAGATTAACTCAAGCACTTTCGATGATTTAATATCTGTAAAAGCCAGCCCATCTTCCTTAAATGGACTTTCAAACTATTCCTCTGCTGATACAACAAATAGTTGTTTGGATCATGGTGCTCTACAATCTGAGTCATCAaaggtggatggaaagaagtcTCCATGCACGATTGAAGACAAAAGTTCTACTATGAAAAGTCAATATTCAAATGTTGCAAGTCTGGTATCAACATCAGAGCTGCAACGAACTCCTGAGAGGTTTCCTTCTATGCGAAAG gcTATTTCCCCATCTTCCCAAGCAGGACTTTGTCAGGCAATGACCTCTGCAGATTTGTTTGATGAGGCAGAAAATTACA AATGCAAAGAAAAACTCCTGGTTGGGACAGGTGTTGTCAGCTGTGGCAAAGATGAAAATTCCGAATTATCTCCTCCAGTTCGCCAACCAAAAGTTATCATAAAGCGCAAGGACATTGCTAAAAGATTGAAGATTATCCAAAAAGGTTCCCCAAATAAAGGCAATTCAGACACTCCCCAATTTTCTCGATCTCTACCTCATCTTAGCACAGGGTGCACCTCTATTGACAGCTGTTCTGAAAGTGCTATAGCATTTTCACAGCGGCAGATGCATGACTTTGAGTCTCTTGCAATGAAGCTCATGGATGAGTTGAAGTCTATGAAAGAAATGGTAGAAGAAAAGTTGCTCTTTGAAGCATATCGTAATGCTTACTTGAAAAACGAAGCGGATGAG GTGAGGAACGCATTAAATAACACAAAGAAAGTTGAAGAAACAGCAAAGAAGTGGTTGTCCTTGATGACAAGGGACTGCACCCGCTtttgtaaaatcatg GAAATGCGGAAACTGAATCAAAATTCTGGCCCTTCTTCTAGTGGCACTGcccaaaaggaaagaaaaataaCTTTTGCGGATGAAGCTGGTGGCATGCTGTGCAGCGTGAACTACTTTGATGATGCTGTAACCTCTCCAATGCCGCCTTGTGGTGAAAATCAAGAATGCTAA
- the LOC116029013 gene encoding uncharacterized membrane protein At1g75140-like, with protein MATHHQGKSFMFYLIITCDLLIICWVCAASTSEAPILIEKERTIGDGLDGLNRHQKQVEKLEELVKNLSELVGRLESRIAESLDYKKPSIGKPPEFDLEGELERKKTKSDELSGKLRKEGGLGKKGGAVSVTKYTAFWSERFQLMSAVRLESDATCINVLPFRDFDGLSKYVAVGDAEGWVFVFSRNGDVVIKFNTLTGAPITALTSWLSHYRNECVVVTGHENGALMRHRVWEVVQNGDEWGSLSMENVGELGLAETGEGAEGITSLEVHHMGRNRFVLSTDVSGRLRVYLENGTVYGLAVPRSRPLAFLKQRLLFLTETGAGSLDLRTMRIRESECEGLNRSLVKSYVFDATERSKAYGFTSDGDLIHVLLLGDIMNFKCRLRSRKKLDTDEPLAFQAIRGYLLIANRQKVWLYNVSSHHYVRSAGPRLVFSAGLDEITAPFLNHKSTDSNDDKERTMVPLIASDREKLVILGLGSGYIGMYRPNLPVFKNEFNTMLWTSPVLLFILFLLGAWQFFAYKKEAFTSWSPDDSFLSTSIAGEASLGASQGDEAFSVPDSSRNTGFIDPRNSDLRGPAGRYVSPATPYTSSTSETSARPSLIDPNFITASQLKYRGSNLETPAFPNRRDSLFINSQVVDDSK; from the coding sequence ATGGCAACCCATCATCAAGGCAAGTCTTTTATGTTCTATCTGATCATAACATGCGATTTGCTGATCATCTGTTGGGTCTGCGCCGCCTCGACCTCAGAGGCGCCGATTCTGATTGAGAAAGAGCGTACAATCGGCGATGGTTTGGATGGATTAAACAGACACCAAAAACAGGTGGAGAAGCTTGAGGAGTTGGTGAAAAATCTTAGTGAATTGGTGGGTAGGTTAGAATCAAGAATCGCTGAAAGTTTGGATTATAAGAAACCCAGTATTGGAAAACCGCCGGAATTTGACTTGGAAGGGGAATTGGAGAGAAAGAAGACGAAAAGTGATGAGCTTTCGGGGAAATTAAGGAAGGAAGGGGGTTTGGGGAAGAAGGGTGGGGCAGTTTCGGTTACAAAGTACACTGCTTTTTGGTCGGAGAGGTTTCAGTTGATGTCTGCGGTGAGACTGGAGTCGGATGCTACTTGCATTAACGTGTTGCCGTTTAGGGATTTTGATGGATTAAGCAAGTATGTGGCGGTTGGGGATGCAGAAGGGTGGGTGTTTGTGTTTTCAAGAAATGGAGATGTGGTGATTAAGTTCAATACTTTGACAGGGGCACCAATCACAGCTCTTACTTCATGGTTGTCACATTACAGGAATGAATGTGTTGTGGTTACTGGGCATGAGAATGGGGCTCTTATGAGGCATAGAGTGTGGGAGGTTGTGCAGAATGGAGATGAATGGGGTTCTCTGTCCATGGAAAATGTTGGGGAGTTAGGTTTAGCAGAAACCGGGGAGGGTGCAGAAGGTATAACTAGTTTGGAAGTGCATCATATGGGGCGGAATAGGTTTGTTTTGTCGACAGATGTTAGCGGGAGGCTTAGAGTGTACTTGGAGAATGGGACGGTTTATGGATTGGCCGTGCCAAGGAGCAGGCCACTCGCGTTCTTGAAACAAAGGCTGTTGTTTTTGACAGAGACGGGTGCAGGGTCGTTGGACTTGAGGACGATGAGGATTAGGGAGTCTGAATGTGAAGGTTTAAACAGGTCTCTGGTTAAAAGCTATGTTTTTGATGCAACTGAAAGATCAAAAGCGTATGGCTTTACGTCGGATGGTGATTTGATTCATGTGTTGCTTTTGGGTGATATAATGAATTTCAAGTGCAGGCTTAGATCAAGGAAAAAGTTGGACACGGATGAGCCTCTGGCATTTCAGGCAATCAGAGGGTATTTGCTCATAGCTAACCGACAGAAGGTTTGGCTGTATAATGTATCATCTCACCATTATGTTAGGTCTGCAGGGCCAAGGCTGGTGTTCTCTGCAGGCCTGGATGAGATCACTGCACCATTTCTCAATCACAAATCAACAGATTCAAATGACGACAAGGAGAGAACGATGGTTCCTCTTATAGCCAGTGACCGCGAAAAGCTTGTTATACTTGGTCTGGGGAGTGGCTATATTGGGATGTATCGTCCCAACCTTCCGGTTTTCAAGAATGAATTCAACACCATGCTATGGACAAGCCCTGTATTGTTGTTTATCCTCTTCCTACTCGGTGCCTGGCAGTTTTTCGCCTATAAAAAAGAAGCGTTTACCTCTTGGAGTCCAGACGATTCCTTCTTGTCCACATCGATTGCAGGTGAAGCATCGTTAGGAGCCAGTCAGGGCGACGAAGCTTTCTCAGTCCCAGATTCTTCAAGGAATACAGGTTTTATAGATCCAAGAAACAGTGATCTAAGAGGTCCTGCAGGTAGGTATGTCTCTCCAGCGACTCCCTATACGTCTAGCACTTCTGAGACAAGTGCTAGACCATCTTTGATTGATCCCAATTTCATAACAGCTTCGCAGTTGAAATATAGGGGGTCAAATTTAGAAACCCCTGCCTTTCCAAACAGGAGAGATAGCTTGTTTATAAACAGTCAAGTCGTGGACGATAGCAAATGA
- the LOC116013802 gene encoding uncharacterized protein LOC116013802: MRDEEAQVKSNGVQKKEGFKYKLWVLAAILLLACWTMFTGSITLGLKWKHLSPKPDSPAIHDDLDLLDVEEREKVVRHMWDVYTESRTSRLPKFWQEAFEAAYEDMMSDYSAVRDAAVTEIAKMSLHSSAKPESRETQSGNDKEES, encoded by the exons ATGAGAGACGAAGAGGCGCAAGTTAAGAGTAATGGTGTTCAGAAGAAAGAAGGCTTCAAATATAAGCTATGGGTGTTGGCTGCAATTCTTCTGCTAGCTTGTTGGACTATGTTCACTGGCTCCATCACTCTTGGCCTCAAGTGGAAACACCTTTCTCCAAAACCTGATTCTCCTGCCATCCATGATGATCTTGATCTCTTG GATGTCGAGGAAAGAGAGAAGGTGGTGAGGCACATGTGGGATGTCTACACAGAGAGTAGAACTTCAAGATTGCCAAAGTTCTGGCAAGAAGCTTTCGAGGCGGCCTACGAGGATATGATGAGTGATTACTCTGCTGTCCGGGATGCTGCTGTGACTGAGATTGCCAAGATGTCTCTTCACTCCTCTGCCAAACCAGAATCCAG GGAAACGCAGAGCGGAAATGACAAAGAAGAAAGTTAA
- the LOC116014119 gene encoding uncharacterized protein LOC116014119 isoform X3, with the protein MELRRCSNLYFINTIRDGLVVKVCNVNSHGKPALVFKALKDIYESEDTKGSKAFTSLNSPEKYADSVCGITSVKGESQSLPVADRTLREIDTENNEIVCCGSDDKGDDSDSNDYIFAKMTLKQLKERCKSKKRKLPSLCDASPEQEDVNSHQEEDEDLKVPLRVFKTKFSKNSKAKRKRTNSSTFPCSKTSISVKTEQIMDSDVTVQFKGDSASLTTVKAEVTEHEFSSCPSTSSLASFPSEVPVLSDVDLLQLAELEAQAHKPESANQSTNSFTDCSSINCHEEFSCSGLISTEFPETIEVQGNGPMLFAEEQQCCTLNDVSTNDNMECVEPHPHGGPLEIVLPSRDKNLDLHLNQHVISGQNSCNFESCISDATITGEVDSADIHHAGDIYMPEDETKEEFCSTEQNVSTTRPLENIFSSGGSEINSSTFDDLISVKASPSSLNGLSNYSSADTTNSCLDHGALQSESSKVDGKKSPCTIEDKSSTMKSQYSNVASLVSTSELQRTPERFPSMRKAISPSSQAGLCQAMTSADLFDEAENYSVVSCGKDENSELSPPVRQPKVIIKRKDIAKRLKIIQKGSPNKGNSDTPQFSRSLPHLSTGCTSIDSCSESAIAFSQRQMHDFESLAMKLMDELKSMKEMVEEKLLFEAYRNAYLKNEADEVRNALNNTKKVEETAKKWLSLMTRDCTRFCKIMEMRKLNQNSGPSSSGTAQKERKITFADEAGGMLCSVNYFDDAVTSPMPPCGENQEC; encoded by the exons ATGGAGCTAAGGAGATGCAGTAATTTGTACTTTATAAATACTATAAGGGATGGGTTGGTGGTAAAAGTGTGCAATGTGAACTCCCATGGCAAACCTGCTCTTGTTTTCAAAGCACTGAAGGACATCTATGAAAGCGAAGATACTAAAGGATCTAAAGCCTTTACTTCTCTCAATTCCCCAGAAAAGTATGCCGATTCAGTGTGTGGCATTACCAGTGTCAAGGGTGAAAGCCAATCACTGCCTGTTGCAGATAGAACATTAAGGGAGATTGACActgaaaataatgaaattgtTTGTTGTGGCAGTGATGATAAAGGTGATGACAGTGACTCAAATGACTATATTTTTGCAAAGATGACACTGAAACAACTCAAGGAGAGATGCAAATCCAAGAAAAGGAAACTTCCAAGTCTTTGTGATGCAAGTCCAGAACAGGAAGATGTTAATTCTCAtcaagaggaagatgaagatCTCAAGGTCCCTCTCAgagtttttaaaacaaaattctcaaagAACTCAAAAGCTAAGAGAAAGCGCACCAACAGCAGCACGTTTCCTTGTTCTAAGACCTCTATCTCAGTCAAAACAGAACAAATTATGGATTCTGATGTTACTGTGCAATTCAAAGGGGATTCAGCTTCACTTACAACTGTCAAAGCTGAAGTTACTGAACACGAGTTCTCTAGCTGCCCAAGCACAAGTTCTCTTGCAAGTTTTCCCTCAGAAGTACCTGTGTTATCAGATGTGGATTTGCTGCAGTTAGCCGAACTCGAAGCTCAGGCTCACAAGCCTGAGTCTGCTAATCAAAGCACAAATTCTTTTACTGATTGCTCTTCCATTAACTGTCATGAAGAATTCAGCTGTAGTGGATTGATATCTACTGAATTTCCTGAAACCATTGAAGTTCAGGGAAATGGGCCTATGTTGTTTGCTGAAGAACAGCAATGTTGTACTCTCAATGATGTGTCAACCAATGATAACATGGAATGTGTTGAGCCACATCCTCATGGAGGCCCTCTGGAAATAGTATTACCTTCTAGGGACAAAAATTTGGACTTGCATTTGAATCAGCATGTGATTTCAGGGCAAAACAGCTGCAATTTTGAATCCTGCATTTCTGATGCAACAATAACTGGTGAAGTTGATTCTGCTGATATTCATCATGCAGGTGATATTTACATGCCTGAAGATGAAACCAAGGAAGAATTTTGTTCAACTGAGCAAAATGTTTCTACAACTAGACCTCTTGAGAATATTTTCTCATCTGGGGGTTCTGAGATTAACTCAAGCACTTTCGATGATTTAATATCTGTAAAAGCCAGCCCATCTTCCTTAAATGGACTTTCAAACTATTCCTCTGCTGATACAACAAATAGTTGTTTGGATCATGGTGCTCTACAATCTGAGTCATCAaaggtggatggaaagaagtcTCCATGCACGATTGAAGACAAAAGTTCTACTATGAAAAGTCAATATTCAAATGTTGCAAGTCTGGTATCAACATCAGAGCTGCAACGAACTCCTGAGAGGTTTCCTTCTATGCGAAAG gcTATTTCCCCATCTTCCCAAGCAGGACTTTGTCAGGCAATGACCTCTGCAGATTTGTTTGATGAGGCAGAAAATTACA GTGTTGTCAGCTGTGGCAAAGATGAAAATTCCGAATTATCTCCTCCAGTTCGCCAACCAAAAGTTATCATAAAGCGCAAGGACATTGCTAAAAGATTGAAGATTATCCAAAAAGGTTCCCCAAATAAAGGCAATTCAGACACTCCCCAATTTTCTCGATCTCTACCTCATCTTAGCACAGGGTGCACCTCTATTGACAGCTGTTCTGAAAGTGCTATAGCATTTTCACAGCGGCAGATGCATGACTTTGAGTCTCTTGCAATGAAGCTCATGGATGAGTTGAAGTCTATGAAAGAAATGGTAGAAGAAAAGTTGCTCTTTGAAGCATATCGTAATGCTTACTTGAAAAACGAAGCGGATGAG GTGAGGAACGCATTAAATAACACAAAGAAAGTTGAAGAAACAGCAAAGAAGTGGTTGTCCTTGATGACAAGGGACTGCACCCGCTtttgtaaaatcatg GAAATGCGGAAACTGAATCAAAATTCTGGCCCTTCTTCTAGTGGCACTGcccaaaaggaaagaaaaataaCTTTTGCGGATGAAGCTGGTGGCATGCTGTGCAGCGTGAACTACTTTGATGATGCTGTAACCTCTCCAATGCCGCCTTGTGGTGAAAATCAAGAATGCTAA